CTACAGGAAGGAGTCGATCGGTGGAGCATATGAGAATCCCAggaaagcatcagatgcttcctTAACGCTGGCAGTAATCAGAGCATTATCAGGTGATCTGCCAATTGAGTTTGGAACTGGCTCCTCTGTGAACTCTGGATCAAAGTGTCGCAGGTCAGAAGGTCCACTCTAGAATGGTTAAAAAAGATAAAGAAAATTAGAATTTCAGCTTATATTCTTGCTGTAATTTTAGACATAATCCCCCAAGTTTAAAAGGGAAGAAACAAAGGTGGGCAACTTTCTTTGTATTAACCACACAAATCTACTATTGTGAAGCAATTCTGTAAGTAATTAGCTACTTACCACATTAGGGTTAAACGGAGGTGTTAGCTTCTTGGCATTTAAATCAACCCAGTTTATTGGAGAAAAGAAGATGTGAACCTTGATATCCATCTGCAGAAAGAGGACATTTCAGTCAATTAAAAAAAGGACTTCAAGGTGAAAAAAAAGGGTTGATTTGCTCACGCCAGTTACTTGGCAAAACAATTAGGTTTTAAAATGTAGGAACACAGCAACTGGTTAAGTTTGTATACCCTGCCCATTTTAAAAAGAATACGCTTTACTCAAATAGCTTACTAGGTTTACTTAAGTAATGATCAGAATGTATAAGATCAGGTAAACCTGAAAACAAGGAATCTTTCCAAAGTGTTCAAGACCTCAATACAGAATATGCCAGAAATACAAGGTGTGAGGTGTATCAGCTTAATGATTGTTTACACTGCACAAGTAACTTAGTCATAAAGGCAACAGGAAATTAGTTTAATCAAAATAAATAAGAGTTTACTTACAAAGTCTTCCTTTGCACCCAGGCGTTTTGTTCTGTCTTTTTGCAGTAAACCCTCCAGCAGGTCTCTGGCAGCATTGGAGATGTTCGGTTTCAAATGTAGTGGCTTATTCAGAATATTATCGTACATCTCAGCTGTGTTCCTGCTATAGAAAGGCGGCTGTATCAAAGCAAAGAAAAAAGTAATAATTTACCACAATCCCTAATGCTGTAAATTAAAGAAACATCTTGATTGCTTGCTTAGTAATGCACAAATAATGCTTACCAATCCATACAACATCTCATAAAGAACTGCACCCAGGCACCACCAGTCAACTGTTCGGTCATAGGGCTGCTTGTGTAAAACCTCAGGGGCCAAGTACTGTAACAGAATAAATAAAGAGGCAATTTAAACCAATTTGTCTTTCACAACAAGAAGTAATAAATAAACACTGGTACAATAGACAGGACAGACAACCCTCATTATAGAAATGTGGTTATTGATACCATTACTGTTCATTAAAAAGTGCCACTTTATGTTGCACTTATATAACTAGAGTTGATTCTAAAAAGCTTGGTTCTTAGTTATACCACAAGGTGCATTCTACAGCACAGGtggaaacaaaattaacaatTATGTATACTTAGGATTATGTGAGTACAGTGTTTATCAGATCTTTCCCAATGGCAAGGGAGGATCCATGCATGACAGTGAGCACCCAACTTGACCACAGCCAGAAAAAAAGCAAAAGGCACTGCTGCCTCAAAAGGTGCTGAGGGAAAAAGTAGTTTTTCAGAAGTGTATCTTTACCTTACAGTGCAGCCTCCAACGTCAGTGATGGCTCTGTATACTACATGCATTATTGGTTCAAAATGTTTTCTGAAGCAGATAGCGATTGGCCAGCAATAGAATATAAAAAGAGTTCATATTTTTGGACCCACAAGATACATGTTGTACTTACCTCAGGTGTGCCACAGAAAGTGCATGTTGTGCTATTTGATTCAATGTTCTCTTTGCATAGGCCAAAATCAGTCAGAACAATGTGCCCTTGGCGATCAAGTAAAATATTCTCAGGCTTTAAATCTCTGCAGGATAAAAAAGACATGGAGAGCTGCTTACAATCCACTCAAATGTACATCCAACATCGCACAAACTTCAGTAATTTTGGTATAGCACAATTAAAAATGTGCATTTTAATTTTGTTCCTTCTCAGGATATTATAGTATTTTACAGTTTAATCACAAGTCGCACTAACCTGTAAACAATGTTAAGAGAATGGAGGTAGCCCAGAGCACTGGCAATCTCAGCAGCATAAAACCTAGCTCGTGGTTCTAGGAAGCAACGCTCACGTTGGAGGTGATAAAACAACTGTTGAGAAAGCAAACCAATAAAAACATGAACGAAAACCCATCGGAAAGCAATCATGGAGCCCTTTTGATGTTACACAGCAACAGTAAAAGGAAATGGCCCGTTACACCCACAACCCtcaacccccccgccccaactTTACAGTTCTCACTCAGCAGCTAATTACAGTCATGAATCCCAAAGATTGCCCTTTACGTCCGCTACTAAATCTCTCCTCTCTGAAATAAATGAGTCTTTCACACCGCTGCCACTTGGGACAGGAAATCGCATCCTGCAGTTAGTCCCCTGTGACTTACCTCGCCTCCATTTATGtagtccaggacaaagtagaGTTTGTCGGCTGTCTGGAATGAGTAGTAGAGTCCCACCAAGAAAGGGTGTTTCACATTCTTCAGCAGGACATTACGCTCCGACATGATGTGCTTTTCCTTAAACGGAAAAATAAGAGAAGTGAGTAACAAACTCAAGTGAATTCGATTAAATATTCCCTCATTTCAAAAGAAGGCAGGCTGGACAGAATTAACGTGTGCACCAATAGCTAAAAACCTTGGAGCATCCTCCGTGCAGCAGGAAGTTGCAGAATGGTTAAAAGGTGTCAATTATTACCTCTTTCTTcttcaaaatggcctttttctgtaaGACTTTTACAGCGTAGAACTGGTCATCAGATTTGTGTTTTGCAAGGAGGACCTGTTCAAAAACAAATTGCCCGATATTTAGAGAAACGTATTACCAGAAGGAAAAATTATTTTACAGTTTGCAATCAGTTATATCGCTTTTTGGGGGGAAAATAAAGTGTTACCTTTCCAAAGCTTCCCTTTCCAATCACCTTTAGAAAGTTGAAGTCACTTGGCTTGGCCCTAGAGGTGAGAGAGTAAGACAAAACCATTATAAAATGTTGCAGCATTTCGAGGGTGAAATCCACTCCGGGCGAACAGCAAAAAATTATTTCGTGTTAATGGCAGGAAGAATGTTTCCATTGATACTCACTGAGGGTTAGAGGAAGGACCGAGGTTGATCTGTGCGGTTGTTGGGCTGGGCTGCAGGAGAAATCACATGAAAAAGACAAGTTAACACGGCTCGGGTGAAGagtgaaaaaaaaagggaagaatCAAATGCTGCTATCCTTTATACTCACTGGAGGAGACGCACTCTCTCCATTCGGTTCAGTGCCTGTTGGATTGACGTGAAACATGGCCGGGACTTCTGAGCTGTTTAAAGAAACAATTTACAACCCGTTAGAAACGGAGGCTTCCAGAACCTGTCCACAAGCCGGCACTCTGCTATGAATCAGACTGAGATCTGAGTGAACACAAAGCATTACTTGAAGGGGACACATTTGCCGGCGATGTCTCGGTGCAGACAGACGCGCTATTGTGCGAGGAGCCAGGTGCAGAAATTGGTAAGAAGAACGGGATCTGCTGGATTTGCATGGGGCAAATTTATACCCccactctcctccattcccaccttaAAACAGCCCCATCCAACTCTCCCGGTAGCTCCTGTACATTATGCCCGGTGATCATGCAACAAGTAGTAAGGACAGGAAAGAAGGCATACTTACTGTCTGCAGGCGTATGACTGGGAGGCTGCTATTTTCTGGATGAGATCGTTTAGCCCCATTCGCCTTTGTTTCATGAAAGCTGTAAAAACAAAACACCCGATAAAGGTACTAAGAACAAGCAGCTCAATAAATAAAATTACAAGCCAAACAAGTCCGAGCATCTGGCAGTTGCTTTATGCAACTCCCTTTACTAGTTTAATCCATTTACCATCAGCACTTGGATATTCAGGGCGAacgatcttttttttaaaatgttacctTGGGAACCTTAAAATGTGAACATACACGATTGCAAATTGCAGCCCGTtgacattatataaaaaaaaattaaaaatcttgtGATGGTGGAAATAAAAAAATTACCAGTAAGTATCGTGGCCACCATCCCTCTCATTTTGGAGTAAGAGAGAGTAGATCCCGAAGAGCTAGATTTAACAGTCATGGTTAAAAGCTGATCACTTTATTGGGAATTGGAGGTTTGTGTCTGACAGTCCCTGTATTGTCCTTGCACGATCCTTGCCCAGCAAGAGATTGCAGATTGTGAGAAGCACGGAGCGCGCTCTCGGTTGGCTATATATACCCACACAGGAGACTGGGCTGGGGGCGGTGGTATGTCAGCAATGTAGCGGTGCCGGGCGGTCCTGACCTCTCTGAGTCAGCCTGTCCCAGGGCTTCCTCCCGGAACGCAGGCGTCACACAATCCAAACAACAGCCAGCCCCCAGCAAGCTCGCACATTCTCCCGTCCTGCCTCTGAACTGTTGAGAATTTTCCTCTgttttccacattcccacctgtcCGCTATCAGATTACCTCGCAGCACCCACATGCTGGTGAGGATGACATTGTTGGATGAGAAAACAGCTCCAGGCACCTTTTGTGAAATTTGCATGCTCGTATATACATTGTGAGTTGTTCTATTAGTCACAGAATCAAACTTAGCTGGGGtggtttttttttgcaatttcaaATATCATGCAAAATTCAGGAGATTAGCTCAATCATTTCAATTTCAACAGAATTAAGCTGAACTGCCTTCTAGCAGGGAGATGTGTCATCACTTAGGATGAAAGAATGCTCTATTTCACAAGGGGAAACGATTTCTCATTGCAAATACAGGCTGTTCGTGATTTTCTGTTTCCTAAAACTACAATTTATGACTGATTCGGATCTCCTCCCACTCACTACTTTCTGTGCGGGagctgtgtgtgtcggggggagggggtgcggatcTTTCACCAACTGGAACTGCACTACGGACCGACTGAATGACTGGCACCAAAACGATTGGCATCAGATTTAAATGACTGGCGGGAAGAATTTATAATGTGAGGCAGCATTACAGATAAATCGGCCTAAAGCTGGCCATCCATTTCAGACGGAGCGAGAAAGTTTGCATTCTGCATTGGTTCCAAAACCGTGCTCTGCGAAACGAACATACCCCGGAGCTCAGGCcaaatgcgagagagagagaaaaaaaagccaATTCAGCCCATGAAATACTTGCAAATCACACATTCCGAGCAAATATTTCCTTCCACAACTTTAGTTTTCTTTCCTGCTGACTTTCGACGTGGCAATCTGGACCCATCATTATTCGTCACTCAGTTTTTCCCCCTCCCCACGCCCACCAGCTGAAGCAGCACAAGCGGCTCTTTAACACTCAGCCCAGTGGAACCGGGATCGGATTCGAGATGGGAAGTGTGGAGCCGGCCCGGGGTACCCAGGGAACTGGCTTGGGTTTTACAAAGCGAGCCCGTCCCATTCATTCGGAGTATCCGGTACTCAGCACTCAGTCACAGCACAGTTATAGATTACAGCAGCCAACTCACCCCAGCAGGGAACGATATCTAACCTGTGAAAGAAAGCTTCTCTGTTAAAGTTTTCATGATAGTCTTGAGACGTTATAACTTTGTGAACAGGCCCCGCGCTATCCGTTGAAAACTCGCTGGCAGAAAGTGGTCTAATATATAGGCGAGGTGCCTTTAATTAAACGCTTTTCATAGATAACTTATCACTTTGCGTCGCTTATAAATTCCACAACGTAAGGGGCTGATTGCTTTACTAATGATTAAAAGCGGGGCCCTCGAAGTATGAAAGGTACTTGACCTTCCGCTTGATTTTTTTATTTCATTGTAAGTTAATGGTTGTTGGCCGGCCGTGCTTTCAGtctgagtttttttttactgGTGGGGGGAGGAAGTGAACTAGCAGCGACTGAGGTGTGTACGCGCCACTCGAACGTCAGCAGCCACCACAGACGAGAGCTTGTGGTGGCGCCTGTGCTCTCTCCTCTTCCAGGACATTGGGCACCGAGGCAATTGCGTGGAAGGGACTTGTTGAGACTGCTTCGGAGGGACCGGATACCTCTAGGGTGGAGGAGGCGCCCCTTGCTAATTCCTGACATCCACCATAGGTTTCCTTCAAGGAAGACAATCGGACAGAATTCAGAGCAACTGTTTGTAAACTGCAGCTATCTTGTCTTCTTGTGCCTCTCCAGTGTCCGGTGCTAGGGCTCCACATTCTATAAACGAATACAGATTTTTTTTGTGATTAAGCGTTCAACGTAAAGAACTTGAATATACATATTGGTTCTTTATTGTGCCACATTGGTTCTTTATTGTGCCAGAGCAGTTAATCACAGGAAATGCTTGCACTCTGCTTGGCAGTACAGTATGTAGCAGCCAACCAACTCCCCACTAATGAAGTGGAAATGATTTCATGATAACTCTGCAGTAATGAGATCACAGAGATTCTGTTTCTGTGAGCATCATCACTTAAAGTTGCCCTTACCCTGAACATGAAATAAAATCTACACACAAATTAAACATATAAAATAAAGAGATAAAAGCAATTTAGATAATAATCAGATCTCAGAGAACAAACCAAATAATAGTAAGTATAAATCATCTAGGTTTGAGTTCAGGATTTGTTTTTTTCATGTGAATCATTGGGCTAGATTTCCTTGTAATCACTCCTGGGTTTGTGCTTTCTGTACTTCATTTTtttttgattgaaacataagatcctgagggatcttgtgggagaatctagaactagaggttactgtttaaaaataaggcatcacccatttaaagcagagattaggtgaatttttttcactcagagggtcatgagcctttggaactctcttcctgaaaaggtggtggaagcagagcctgaatatttttaatgcagatgtggatagattcttagtaatcaagggggtgaaaggttattgagggtaggtgGGATATAAATTTCAGGTCActgtcagatcagtcatgatcttattaaatggtggagcaggcttgaggggctgaatggcctactcctccttgttcatatgttcacatgTTCGTAACACCGCTAGAAGCTTTTTTCCTGTGCAATACTTCATTCAAACAGTTAAATGTCAAAATGAACAGCAGCATCAGTCTGGCAGGGTCAATGATGCCTTTAAGTTCTTATTGTTACTTGCAACCCAGCACTCATGTAGAACCAATCTGCACCTTTGAGTATGAAAAAATataggaatgtaggaacaggTATAGGCCATTGAGTCCCTGGAAATTGTTCCACCATTAAATGAGATCATGGTAACTGGCTGATCTGTGACTAACTCTGTATTCCtgcctttgtcccatatccccAAATATATttgattaacaaaaatctatccatcttagttttcaaattaacaattgatcaagCATCAATTGCTGTCAgcggaagaaagttccaaacttctatcacccGGTGTATCAaattgtttcctaatttcactcctgaaaggtatGGTCCTAATTTTTAGACaatgtctcctagttctagattccccaaccactgcaaatagtttctctctatctactctatcttccttaatatcttgaaaacttcaatcaaatcatcctttAACTTTCTAAATTGCAGGGAATGGCAACCCTAGTTGGTATAATATCTCCTCTTAATTCAACACTTAATTCAACACTTGCAGTCCTGGTATCACCCTGGTAAAttcatgctgcactccctccaaaaccaatatatcctttctaagcAGTGATACCCAGAACTGCTCActttactccaggtgtggtctaaccagggttttGTACAGGTGAAGCatacccccttgtattctagtccctTTGATATAAAGGTGGGCATTccatttttgattattttctgcaccTGTTCATGACTTTTTAATAACCTACATAGCTGGACCTCCAAGTTTCTTTGGACGtctactgtttctagcttttcactttATTTCATTATATTCTGCAAGGTTGTGCAAATGTTTGAGAAATTTCAGTAACACTGCAGAAAGTGGATCTCACCCAGACTGATAGACTGTCCTGTGCCTTCACATACAGGATTTTTGTGACACCATTGCCAAATTAAACATGTGCACAGTTTCTTCTTGGCTCTGGAGCAGGTTGGAAGCTCAATAGTTGTTACAAGACAGCAACGTATCGCAGGGTGGCGATGGTCATATAAACCAAGAGAAGTTCGAGTTATTCATTCGCCCAGTGGTGTGTTGCAACTTGAGAAGACACTCTAACCTGTATTACCTGCTGTGATTCtatagagggagcgagagagaaagggaaccACTTCTCAGGAACACCTTTATTCCATTTTCAGCAGGTTTTATTGTTGGCAACAGATGTCCTTCAGGGACAGCCcacaatgaaataaaaacattgaACTTCATGCTTTTTTTACATTGCAACTTGTATTGATATGTTTTATTTTACTgtattttacaaaaaaaaataaacctTGGCtccattattaaattaaaaatgtaAGGCTGTTTGGGAgtggttaattagtaatctcattcAGATAATTTAATTAACTAATGGAGTGACATTTCCCCTGATGGCTTTCGTGGATAAATGCAATATCTGGCATGGTAAAAAAAATCAAGGTAGCATAAGCAACAAATGAGATGAGTGatcagataatttttttttcctttaatgggatgtgggcatcactggcagggccagcatttgttgcccattactagttgcccttgaactgagtggcttgctaggccatttcagagggtagttaagagtcaatcatattactgtaggtct
The genomic region above belongs to Carcharodon carcharias isolate sCarCar2 chromosome 5, sCarCar2.pri, whole genome shotgun sequence and contains:
- the sgk1 gene encoding serine/threonine-protein kinase Sgk1 isoform X2 gives rise to the protein MKTLTEKLSFTAFMKQRRMGLNDLIQKIAASQSYACRHSEVPAMFHVNPTGTEPNGESASPPPSPTTAQINLGPSSNPQAKPSDFNFLKVIGKGSFGKVLLAKHKSDDQFYAVKVLQKKAILKKKEEKHIMSERNVLLKNVKHPFLVGLYYSFQTADKLYFVLDYINGGELFYHLQRERCFLEPRARFYAAEIASALGYLHSLNIVYRDLKPENILLDRQGHIVLTDFGLCKENIESNSTTCTFCGTPEYLAPEVLHKQPYDRTVDWWCLGAVLYEMLYGLPPFYSRNTAEMYDNILNKPLHLKPNISNAARDLLEGLLQKDRTKRLGAKEDFMDIKVHIFFSPINWVDLNAKKLTPPFNPNVSGPSDLRHFDPEFTEEPVPNSIGRSPDNALITASVKEASDAFLGFSYAPPIDSFL
- the sgk1 gene encoding serine/threonine-protein kinase Sgk1 isoform X1; the encoded protein is MTVKSSSSGSTLSYSKMRGMVATILTAFMKQRRMGLNDLIQKIAASQSYACRHSEVPAMFHVNPTGTEPNGESASPPPSPTTAQINLGPSSNPQAKPSDFNFLKVIGKGSFGKVLLAKHKSDDQFYAVKVLQKKAILKKKEEKHIMSERNVLLKNVKHPFLVGLYYSFQTADKLYFVLDYINGGELFYHLQRERCFLEPRARFYAAEIASALGYLHSLNIVYRDLKPENILLDRQGHIVLTDFGLCKENIESNSTTCTFCGTPEYLAPEVLHKQPYDRTVDWWCLGAVLYEMLYGLPPFYSRNTAEMYDNILNKPLHLKPNISNAARDLLEGLLQKDRTKRLGAKEDFMDIKVHIFFSPINWVDLNAKKLTPPFNPNVSGPSDLRHFDPEFTEEPVPNSIGRSPDNALITASVKEASDAFLGFSYAPPIDSFL